In Physeter macrocephalus isolate SW-GA chromosome 2, ASM283717v5, whole genome shotgun sequence, a single window of DNA contains:
- the LOC129391464 gene encoding 60S ribosomal protein L31-like has protein sequence MAQAKKSGSSIKEVDTRGYTLDIHQLIHKVGFKKWGPQALREIWKFAVKEMGTPDVHFHTRLNKAVWAKGIGMSHTVPMCGCPESITRMKIHQTSKLYTLVIYIPITTVKDLRPMWMRTNS, from the coding sequence ATGGCTCAGGCAAAGAAGAGTGGTTCTTCCATCAAGGAGGTAGACACCAGAGGATACACCCTTGACATTCACCAGCTCATCCACAAAGTGGGTTTCAAGAAGTGGGGCCCTCAGGCACTCAGAGAGATCTGGAAATTTGCCGTAAAGGAGATGGGAACTCCAGATGTGCACTTTCACACCAGGCTCAACAAAGCTGTCTGGGCCAAAGGAATAGGAATGTCCCATACTGTTCCCATGTGTGGTTGTCCAGAAAGCATAACGAGGATGAAGATTCACCAAACAAGCAAGCTCTATACGTTGGTTATCTACATACCTATCACCACTGTCAAAGAT